In Herbaspirillum sp. WKF16, one genomic interval encodes:
- a CDS encoding GlsB/YeaQ/YmgE family stress response membrane protein, with the protein MEHGLIAWLIIGAVAGWLAGVLVKGGGFGLLADILIGIVGAVIGGWLAGLLGIAVGGGVLASIVTATLGAIVLLVIVRAFSRRA; encoded by the coding sequence ATTGCATGGCTCATCATCGGCGCGGTCGCAGGCTGGCTGGCCGGCGTGCTGGTGAAGGGCGGCGGCTTCGGCCTGCTCGCCGACATCCTGATCGGCATCGTCGGCGCCGTCATCGGCGGCTGGCTGGCCGGCCTGCTGGGGATCGCGGTCGGCGGCGGCGTCCTGGCCTCGATCGTGACGGCAACGCTGGGCGCGATCGTGCTGCTGGTGATCGTGCGGGCCTTCTCGCGACGCGCCTGA